The Entomobacter blattae nucleotide sequence CGTTAACTCTATTCCTAAAGAAATCGCAAGTTTTGCGGTTGCCACCGATGTTGGAATGCCAATACATCTAAGCCCTTGCTGAGTAACCCGCCTTCCGAGCGATTCCACAAAGCAGGTCGCCGTGCTCCCACTTCCTAACCCAACGATCATGCCATCCTGAACCAGGGATGCTGCGATTTCTCCGACTTCTTTTTTGTACGGAAGTGCAATATCAGACATTCTTTACAACTTTCATCTCTCATGAAACGAATAACAAGGCGCAAACTCTTTCCTAAGGTTTTTTACTCCACAACAGCCTTATCAACCAACCACACAAGTGTTCCTTCGGTTGTAATATGGCTTGCTACTTCTGCTGGATCACCAGCCCTAACACGGGCAAATACTTCTTTTTTGCTCGCACCGTTTAACATAAAGACAACATGACGGCTTGAGTGAATGGCTGGAAAAGTTAACGTCACCCGAGTATATGGGGCATCATCAGGTACACAGGTTGAAACCCATTTTATTTTTTCCTGAAGCACGGGAGTCCGTGGGAAAAGAGAAGCCGTATGGCCATTTTCCCCCAACCCCAGCAAGACAACATCAAATAGCGGCTGACCAGGCTTAAGCCCCTTTGCACCATAAATACTTTCAAGCTCCCCTTGATAGGATTCCGCAGCGGCCTCCGCAGAATTTCCATAACGAATAGGGTGGATGTTGCTTTCGGGAATCTTGATATGATCCAACAAAGCTTCTTTAACCATATGATAATTACTGGCAGGATCCGTGGGGAGAACAAAGCGCTCATCCCCAAAAAACAGATGAACGGTCTGCCAAGGCATACGGGTTGCAAACTCAGCGGTCGCCAAAATCTCATAAAGCCGTTTAGGAGTAGAGCCCCCTGAAAGGGCGAGAATAAACGGGGCCCCTTTTTTTGCCAAAGCCTGCTCACAGAGCCATTTGGCTGTATGATAGGCAATGGCCTCTCCATTCTCAAAAACTTCAATATCACCAGATTTTACGTCACTTCCACTCATCGCAGCCTCTCTTAAACAAACCAATCCATTATTTTTTCAATAAAACTAAACGACGCGTATGTTTTTTAACAAATACGTGCAATCTGTTCCAAAAATCTTACAAAACCCTACCCTTTCCTGAATCATCAAGAAAGAACGTAGTGCTTAATGGCCTCTGCCCATCCCTCTTCCTCATTTGAGCCTGTTACAAAATCGGCTTCTGCCTTTACATGAGCAGAGGCATTCCCCATAGCGATAGAAAACCCTGCCTCCTGAAACATAGGAATATCGTTATCCATATCACCAATACAAAGAGTTTGTTCTAACGGAACCTGCATGATTTCTGCCAAATGCCGTAA carries:
- the pgl gene encoding 6-phosphogluconolactonase; its protein translation is MSGSDVKSGDIEVFENGEAIAYHTAKWLCEQALAKKGAPFILALSGGSTPKRLYEILATAEFATRMPWQTVHLFFGDERFVLPTDPASNYHMVKEALLDHIKIPESNIHPIRYGNSAEAAAESYQGELESIYGAKGLKPGQPLFDVVLLGLGENGHTASLFPRTPVLQEKIKWVSTCVPDDAPYTRVTLTFPAIHSSRHVVFMLNGASKKEVFARVRAGDPAEVASHITTEGTLVWLVDKAVVE